A single region of the Syntrophotaleaceae bacterium genome encodes:
- a CDS encoding N-acetyltransferase codes for MLRKARIPDAKIIHKLLLTYAREGLMLSRSLAEIYDAIRDFYVLEEDGEVIGTVCLQICWEDLAEVRSLAVAGDRTKQGIGRILVQACLEEARQLGLKKVFALTYQAGFFEKMGFHYIEKSELPQKIWGDCLKCPKFPDCDETAMSIDL; via the coding sequence ATGCTTCGCAAGGCAAGAATCCCGGATGCCAAGATCATACATAAACTGCTGTTGACCTACGCCCGAGAGGGTTTGATGCTTTCCCGTTCCCTGGCGGAGATATACGATGCGATCCGGGACTTTTATGTGCTGGAGGAGGATGGCGAGGTGATCGGTACGGTCTGCCTGCAGATCTGCTGGGAAGATCTCGCCGAGGTCCGGTCTCTGGCCGTTGCCGGCGACAGGACCAAACAGGGCATCGGCCGGATTCTGGTGCAGGCTTGTCTCGAGGAGGCCCGCCAGCTCGGACTGAAAAAAGTTTTCGCGCTGACCTACCAGGCGGGGTTTTTCGAAAAAATGGGTTTTCACTATATCGAAAAATCCGAATTGCCGCAAAAAATATGGGGTGATTGTCTGAAATGTCCGAAGTTCCCCGATTGCGACGAAACGGCCATGAGTATCGATCTGTAG
- a CDS encoding NAD(+)/NADH kinase yields the protein MMKKIGIFAKSSHPDAVSTAFEVADWLRSQGMEVFLEKALDGKVDRQMPFYERSEIPALVDVIVVLGGDGTLISVARHVARMEPAREIPILGINLGNLGFLTESTRQETFISLEKLLRQDFVISRRMMLEAVIWRNGEEKNRFRVLNDVVINKGAIARIIDMEVWVDDAYLTTFKADGLIIATPTGSTAYNLSAGGPIICPGLHCFVITPICPHMLANRPLIVCDESLIRIEVKCKDEDVVFTADGQIGTDLQAGDVIQVFKSSRSTILVDSPTRSYFEVLRTKLGWGER from the coding sequence ATGATGAAAAAGATCGGAATCTTTGCCAAGAGCAGCCATCCGGATGCAGTCAGCACCGCCTTTGAAGTTGCCGATTGGCTGCGATCTCAGGGTATGGAGGTGTTCCTGGAAAAAGCCCTGGATGGCAAAGTCGACCGGCAGATGCCGTTCTACGAGCGAAGCGAGATTCCGGCTCTCGTGGATGTCATCGTCGTGCTGGGAGGGGATGGAACCCTGATTTCCGTAGCTCGCCACGTGGCGCGGATGGAGCCTGCCAGGGAGATACCGATTCTGGGCATCAATCTCGGTAATCTGGGTTTTCTGACCGAGAGCACTCGCCAGGAAACGTTCATCTCCCTGGAAAAGCTTCTCAGGCAAGATTTCGTCATTTCCCGTCGCATGATGCTGGAAGCGGTCATCTGGAGGAACGGGGAGGAGAAAAACCGCTTTCGGGTCCTGAACGACGTGGTTATCAACAAGGGGGCCATCGCCCGGATCATCGACATGGAGGTCTGGGTCGATGATGCCTATCTGACCACTTTCAAGGCCGATGGACTGATAATTGCAACCCCTACAGGTTCAACGGCCTACAATTTGTCAGCCGGCGGTCCGATCATCTGCCCTGGACTTCACTGTTTCGTCATTACTCCGATCTGCCCGCATATGCTGGCCAACCGCCCTTTGATCGTATGTGACGAATCCCTCATCAGGATCGAAGTCAAGTGCAAGGACGAGGATGTGGTCTTTACAGCGGACGGGCAGATCGGGACGGACCTGCAGGCGGGAGACGTGATTCAGGTTTTCAAATCGAGCAGGTCCACCATTCTGGTCGACAGTCCCACGAGAAGCTACTTCGAGGTTCTGCGGACCAAGCTGGGCTGGGGTGAACGTTAG
- a CDS encoding peptidoglycan DD-metalloendopeptidase family protein codes for MTGKKISVIIIPEGSRTVRRFCLRPDWLKLAAAGTIFFLLAVSVLVFDYCRINVDRAELMRLRGMNRQQREEVRTLAATLENLRREMVVLQQNDARVRLLARLDGPPDDAMIGIGGPSESDPTTNLSDLQRQIDEIRQAIDLRRESLDEIQGYFNDQRSLLAAKPKGWPTKGWMTSGFGRRKSPFTGERKMHYGLDIAARTGTSVTAAANGIVSKVATLPDYGKMVIIDHGYGYQTCYGHNSKILVKVGQRVKRGERIAEVGNTGRSTGSHLHYEVRLNGVPVNPRTYL; via the coding sequence TTGACCGGAAAAAAAATATCCGTAATTATCATCCCAGAAGGGTCGCGGACCGTCAGAAGGTTCTGTCTGCGCCCGGATTGGCTGAAATTGGCGGCGGCCGGAACGATTTTTTTTCTGCTGGCGGTTTCGGTCCTGGTGTTTGATTATTGCAGGATCAATGTGGATCGGGCGGAACTGATGCGGCTTCGAGGCATGAATCGACAGCAGCGGGAAGAGGTCCGAACCCTGGCCGCCACTCTGGAGAATTTGCGGCGGGAGATGGTAGTGCTTCAGCAGAACGATGCCCGAGTGCGTCTGCTGGCACGCCTCGATGGTCCTCCCGATGATGCCATGATCGGCATCGGCGGGCCGTCGGAGAGTGATCCCACCACCAATCTATCCGATCTGCAGCGACAGATTGATGAAATCCGGCAGGCCATCGACCTGCGCCGCGAAAGCCTCGATGAAATACAGGGTTATTTCAACGATCAGCGCTCCCTGCTGGCGGCCAAGCCGAAGGGGTGGCCGACCAAGGGCTGGATGACTTCAGGCTTCGGCCGCCGCAAGTCGCCCTTTACCGGCGAGCGCAAAATGCACTACGGCCTGGATATCGCCGCCCGCACGGGAACTTCGGTGACAGCAGCGGCAAACGGTATCGTCAGCAAGGTGGCGACCCTGCCCGATTACGGCAAAATGGTGATCATCGACCACGGTTATGGATATCAGACCTGCTACGGCCACAATTCAAAGATTCTGGTCAAGGTCGGTCAGCGGGTGAAAAGGGGCGAACGTATCGCCGAAGTCGGCAACACCGGGCGCTCGACCGGCTCGCACCTTCATTATGAGGTCCGCCTGAACGGGGTTCCGGTGAATCCCAGAACCTATCTGTAA
- a CDS encoding replication-associated recombination protein A, whose translation MDLFDANRTSRNTTPLAERLRPADLEEMVGQEHLLGPGKILRRLIEADQLSSVIFWGPPGTGKTTLAQVIANSTRSRFVFFSAVLQGVKEVRQIVQEAGEERAYHNRKTLLFVDEIHRFNKAQQDAFLPSVEKGDVILIGATTENPSFEVNSALLSRSRVFVLHPLEPDQIMILLRRALKDPRGLADAFPETPESVLQLIAEQSQGDARIALNSLELAAALAEKGTITLEIAKEALQKRGVLYDKGAEEHYNVISAFIKSLRGSDADAALYWLARLIEAGEDPLFIARRMVIFAAEDVGNADPRGLQLALCAQQAVHFVGMPEGRIPLAQAATYLASAPKSNASYRGIDLALAEVRRSGALPVPLHLRNAPTRLMKELGYAKGYQYPHDRPGGYADQEYLPEKLQGQRFYFPTDRGVEKIIKERIRNLKDYATQENTREVPVPGDQGKPEPKE comes from the coding sequence TTGGATCTGTTTGACGCCAATCGCACGTCGCGGAACACGACCCCTCTGGCCGAGCGCCTGCGCCCCGCTGACCTCGAAGAAATGGTGGGGCAGGAGCATCTGCTCGGGCCGGGCAAAATTCTGCGGCGTCTCATAGAAGCCGATCAGCTCTCCTCGGTCATTTTCTGGGGCCCGCCGGGCACTGGTAAAACCACCCTGGCCCAGGTCATTGCCAACTCCACCCGCAGCAGGTTCGTCTTTTTTTCAGCGGTTCTCCAGGGAGTCAAGGAGGTTCGGCAAATCGTTCAGGAAGCCGGCGAGGAGCGGGCTTATCACAACCGGAAAACGCTCCTGTTCGTCGATGAGATCCACCGTTTCAACAAAGCCCAGCAGGATGCGTTTCTGCCCTCCGTGGAGAAAGGGGACGTCATTCTGATCGGCGCCACTACCGAAAACCCCTCCTTCGAAGTCAACTCCGCCCTGCTCAGCCGTTCGCGGGTTTTTGTCCTGCACCCCCTCGAACCCGACCAGATCATGATCCTGCTGCGCCGTGCGCTGAAGGATCCCCGAGGGCTCGCCGATGCCTTTCCGGAAACCCCTGAGAGCGTCCTGCAACTGATTGCCGAACAGTCTCAAGGAGATGCCCGCATCGCCCTCAACTCATTGGAGCTGGCGGCCGCTCTTGCCGAAAAAGGCACGATCACCCTGGAAATTGCCAAGGAGGCGCTGCAAAAACGCGGTGTTCTCTACGACAAGGGGGCGGAAGAACACTATAACGTCATCTCGGCCTTCATCAAAAGTCTGCGGGGATCGGACGCCGATGCTGCCCTCTACTGGCTGGCCAGATTGATCGAGGCCGGAGAAGACCCGCTTTTTATTGCCCGGCGAATGGTCATCTTCGCTGCCGAGGACGTTGGCAATGCAGACCCCCGCGGCCTGCAACTGGCCCTGTGCGCGCAGCAGGCCGTCCACTTTGTGGGCATGCCCGAAGGGCGTATCCCTCTGGCCCAGGCTGCCACATATCTGGCGTCCGCCCCCAAGAGCAACGCATCCTACCGTGGCATCGATCTGGCCCTGGCAGAAGTCCGACGCAGTGGCGCCCTGCCGGTCCCTTTGCACCTGCGCAACGCCCCCACCCGGCTGATGAAGGAACTTGGTTACGCCAAAGGCTATCAGTATCCGCACGACCGGCCTGGGGGATATGCCGATCAGGAATATCTGCCGGAAAAGCTGCAGGGGCAAAGATTCTATTTCCCAACCGACCGCGGTGTGGAAAAAATAATCAAAGAACGCATCCGGAATCTGAAGGACTATGCGACCCAGGAAAACACCCGTGAAGTACCGGTCCCAGGGGACCAGGGCAAACCGGAACCGAAAGAATGA
- the recN gene encoding DNA repair protein RecN, translating to MLTDLHIRNFAIIDRLEVAFSPGFNVLTGETGAGKSIIIDAVALLLGDRARIDLVRTGEEEAVVEAVFSLDLRPELRRELEEEGFGDGEELLIRRVVNRNGRNKIFINGCLAKLAQLQPLTSRLMNIYGQHEHQNLQRSETHLAFLDHYAGLESLLEEYSRLYREIEEISASLEKMRQVEGRRRQRIELLEFQITEIDEAGVRAGEDEELLAECNLLQNAERLSMTALRGYEELYGAERAIGERLDAVAGELEGAAVHDAQLTPLAESVRSALYSVEDVAEQLRKYAGKISFDPSRLREVDQRLALLADLKRKYGGGLEAVLDYRTTIGREAEELVHADVNREDLKQRLEAGREKLQALAETLSARRIEAAGKLRQDVELQLQDLAMPKARFEMRLFSLAHPGPSGLERGEFYLAPNPGEDPRPLAWIASGGELSRIMLALRRAAPEGDRVGTLIFDEVDAGIGGVAASAVGEKLRAIARGVQVLCVTHLPQVAAFADQHFRVEKREEQGRTLTNLVPLGGEQRVLEMARMLGGAQVGDATVEHAREMIATSTARP from the coding sequence ATGCTGACCGATCTCCACATCAGAAACTTCGCGATCATCGATCGCCTTGAAGTCGCTTTTTCTCCCGGCTTCAATGTGCTGACCGGTGAAACGGGTGCGGGTAAATCCATTATCATCGACGCCGTGGCTCTTCTGCTGGGCGATCGGGCCCGCATCGATCTGGTCAGAACGGGTGAGGAGGAGGCGGTCGTCGAGGCGGTTTTCAGCCTTGACCTTCGTCCCGAACTGCGGCGGGAGCTGGAGGAGGAGGGGTTCGGGGACGGCGAGGAACTGCTGATTCGGCGGGTCGTCAACCGCAACGGTCGGAACAAGATTTTCATCAATGGCTGTCTGGCCAAGCTTGCTCAGCTCCAGCCATTGACCAGCCGGCTCATGAATATATACGGTCAGCATGAGCACCAGAATCTGCAGCGTTCGGAGACACATCTGGCTTTTCTCGATCATTATGCCGGCCTGGAATCTCTGCTGGAAGAATACAGCCGCCTCTATCGTGAGATCGAAGAGATTTCCGCATCCCTGGAAAAGATGCGTCAGGTCGAAGGGCGGCGCCGGCAGAGGATTGAACTGCTCGAATTTCAGATCACGGAAATCGATGAGGCGGGAGTCCGGGCCGGAGAGGACGAGGAACTGCTGGCCGAGTGCAACCTTCTGCAGAATGCCGAACGTCTTTCCATGACCGCTCTCAGAGGTTACGAAGAGCTCTACGGTGCCGAGCGGGCCATTGGAGAAAGGCTGGATGCGGTGGCCGGGGAACTGGAAGGTGCGGCCGTTCACGATGCCCAGCTCACGCCCCTGGCCGAATCTGTCAGGTCCGCCCTCTATTCGGTCGAAGATGTGGCCGAGCAGCTTCGCAAGTATGCCGGAAAAATATCCTTCGATCCCTCCCGTCTGCGCGAGGTGGACCAGCGACTGGCCTTGCTGGCGGATTTGAAACGAAAGTATGGAGGAGGTCTGGAAGCTGTTCTGGACTACCGGACGACTATCGGCCGGGAGGCGGAGGAACTTGTCCATGCCGACGTCAACCGGGAGGATCTGAAGCAGCGTCTTGAAGCCGGCCGCGAAAAACTTCAGGCTCTGGCCGAAACTCTGTCGGCCAGGCGCATAGAAGCGGCCGGAAAGCTGCGCCAGGACGTCGAGCTTCAGCTGCAGGATCTGGCCATGCCTAAAGCCCGGTTCGAGATGCGGCTTTTTTCCCTTGCACACCCTGGACCCTCCGGACTCGAGCGTGGGGAATTTTACCTCGCCCCGAATCCCGGCGAGGACCCCAGACCACTGGCCTGGATCGCATCGGGTGGGGAGCTGTCCCGCATTATGCTGGCACTGAGGCGCGCAGCGCCCGAAGGGGATCGTGTAGGCACCCTGATTTTCGATGAAGTGGATGCGGGCATCGGCGGGGTGGCCGCATCGGCCGTGGGAGAAAAACTGCGTGCCATTGCCCGGGGAGTGCAGGTTTTATGCGTCACCCATCTGCCTCAGGTGGCCGCCTTTGCCGATCAGCATTTTCGGGTTGAAAAACGGGAGGAACAAGGACGCACCCTGACCAACCTCGTCCCTCTCGGTGGAGAACAGCGGGTGCTCGAGATGGCCCGCATGCTCGGGGGGGCTCAGGTTGGGGATGCGACCGTCGAGCACGCCCGGGAAATGATAGCGACCTCGACGGCCAGGCCGTAA